The following DNA comes from Chromatiales bacterium.
GGCAACCTGACCCAGTTCGTAGGCGCCGCGTGACGGATCCCGGGTCCACAGCGTCAGGCCGAGGATGGGTACATCGTCGATGCCCTTGGGCTTGATGAGAGGTGGCAGCACGCCGAGTGCCGGGGGCTGCCAGTCCTGGTTGGAGTACACGGCGTTATAGAGCCGGACGATCGCCGCGGTACGCTCTTCACCCACTTCGAACTGTACGCTCAGCACAGCCATGCCCGGCCGCGAGACCGAGTAGATGTGTTTCACGCCGGCGATTTCACCGAGTACCTTTTCCATTGGCGATGCGACGAGGTTTTCCACCTGCGTTGCGCTGGCGCCGGGAAAGCCGATGAGGATATTGGCAAAGGTTACATTGATCTGCGGCTCTTCCTCGCGGGGTGTCACCAGCACGGCGAAGAGGCCCATCAGCAGCGCGGTCAGCGCGAGCAGCGGTGTGAGTTCGGAGTTGAGGAACAGCCGTGCGATGCGCCCGCTGATGCCGAAATGTTCTGTCATGACACTCAGTCGGCGCGGGCCGCGGCCACCGGGTCCAGGGCGACCCGTTCACCGGCACTCAAGCCCGCCAGCACCTCGACCTGCTCTGCGCCCGCCGCACTGCCAAAGCTGTGGCCGAGCCGCACCTGGCGCAGCGATACCCGGTTGTCCGGCGCGACCACGTAGATGCCGGTTACTTCGCTGCGGGTGATGACGGCTGTGCGGGGCACCAGCAGACGGCTGGTTTCGCCGGTGACAAATCCGACCTTCACGTACATGCCTGGATACAGGTCTGCCGCGTTGGCCGGCAGTTCGACCCGGGCACGGAAGGTGTTCGAGAGCGGATCTGCCTCCGGAAAGATGGTGACCTTGCTCGCGTCGATACGACGCCCGCCAACATGGACGGCGGCCTTCTTGCGCAGGCGGACCTGCTCGACGAGGCTCTGCGGTATGTCCACCGTGACGCGCAGTTTCTCCAGCGAGTAGCCACTGATCAGTGGCGTGCCCGGCGCCACGGTTTCGCCCACGCGGACCTTGCGGGCGGTGATGATGCCTGCATAGGGCGCACGTACCTCGGTCCAGGCCACACCTTCCGTCGCGGATGCCACGGCGGCCCGTGCGGCGTTCAGCCGCGCGAGCGATGCGTCACGCTCGGCGAGCGCCTGGTCGAATTGCGCTCTGGACACGACCTTGCGCTCGTACATGGCCGCAATGCGCTCGTAGCGGGCGCGGGCTTCAGCCTCGCGGGCTTCGGCTTCGCTCAGTGCCGCCTCGGCCTGGTCCAGTTCTGCGCGCTGCCCGATGCTGCGGATCTTCAGGAGTACAGCGCCGGCCGGTACGAAGTCATTCACGTCGTACAGAATTTCGCTGACGCGACCTGCTGTCTGGGCTGCCACGGTGGCCTGGTTTACCGCTTCGACGGTACCGTCGAGTTCACGCTCGGCAGCGCCGGCAACCGGCTGGACGACGACAGTGGCAAATGCGGGTGCCGGCAGCGCGGCCGGCGCCGGCGGTGTCTTGCCGCCACAAGCTGCGAACAGCACGATCCCCGGCAGCAGGAGCATCGGCCGCAACAGCCTGGCGGCGGATGCCGCTACCGGGGAGAAGCAGCGCCCCATCAGAATGCGGCGCCGGGCTTGAGCCCGAGTTTCTTCAGGATGATGGCGAGCGGGCAGAAGCCGGTGAATGAGGACTGCAGCAGGTTCGCACCCACGAACGCTGTCAGCCAGAACCAGTTGGGGTTCAGCCTCAGGCCCAGTGCCAGGCTCACCAGGATTACCGTGCCCGCAAAAGCCAGTACCGCACGATCGATGGTCATTGCGTGTCTCCTGCCGATTTCGGCTTGTCTTTCAGACGTTCAATACCCAAAGCCTTCATGACATAGGTTTCGTATACGGGGGTGGTCGTTCCCGAGCGTACCTTGTGCAGAAAGTATTTCTCGAAAGCAATCTTGGCGAGGTGCACCCATTTGCCCTGTTTTGCCCAGGTCACGTTTCGTGGCGGTATCTGGGGCAGAGCAACAAAGGCGATGCCGATGTCGCCGAAGTCGGCCAGGCAGACGGCATTCCACGTCGCCTTGGCAGCGGGCGGCTGGCCGGCGATGGCGGCCTTTATGTTTTCGCAGATGGCCGCCGTCATTGACTCGATCATGTAACCGGTCTTGGGTGCGCCGGTTGGCACCTGTGTGACTTCCACGGGCGGAATCGCCACGCAGACGCCCGCGGAATAAATCTCCGGATACTTCGGACTGCGCTGGAACTGGTCGATGAGCACGAAGCCGCGCGGATTGCAGAGTCCAGGTACGGCCGCCACCGCATCCACCCCCAGAAATGCCGGCAGAATCATGCTGTAGGCGAACGGCAACTCATGGCTTTTTGCCGGCTGTGCCGCCTCACCCTGTTCCTCTGCATGGAGCTTGCCATCCTCCACGCGGGTGATTTTTGCGTTGCTGATCCACTTGATGTGCCGCTGGCGAAGCTCGGCTTCCATCAGGCCCTTGCTGTCGCCGACACCACCGAGTCCCATGTGTCCGATATACGGTTCCGGCGTCACGTAGGTCATCGGCACGCGGTCGCGCAGTTTTCGCTTGCGCAGGTCTGCGTCCAGGATCATGGCGAACTCATAGGCAGGCCCGAAGCAGCTGGCACCCGGTGCGGCGCCAATGACGATGGGCCCGGGGTTCTGCAGGAAAACCTGGTAGCGCTCCCAGGCCTGCAGCGAGTGCGCATGGGTACAGATGGACTGGCTGAAGCCGGACGGGCCCAGGCCCGGCACTTCCTCGAATGCCAGCTTGGGTCCGGTGGTTATCACCAGATAGTCATAAGGGATGTCGCTGCCGTCCGCGACGCTGACCTGGCGCTTTTCGGCGTCTATACGACTGGCAGGCGCCTCGATCCACCGGATCCCGTGTTTTTCCAGCGGTTTGCGCAACTCGACGCTGGTGTCCTGCGGTTCGCGCCAGCCAACGGCCATCCACGGATTCGAGGGCGTGAACTCGAATCGCCCCGAACTCCCGATCAGCGTGATCTGGTGGCTGTCGTCGAGTTGCTTGCGCAGGTCGTAGGCACAGGGCACACCGCCAATGCCGGCGCCGATGATGACGATGTTGGCCATGGGGTTCTCCTTGTTCAGGCAGATTCAGACTACTACAGGGAGCCGTCGATTGCCGCTCGCCGATGACCCCTGTACCCGCAAGACCTGTGCATACCCCGGACGGATATGTCCATTCGAGGATTCTCGACTACCTGCCTTGCTTCGGGCAAGGTAGGTTCATGGGGCCGCGCGGTTGGCGCCACGGCAAACGACAGAGAGGGATCAGGCATGCGTTCTTTGGTTGCATTGGCAGGGATTTCGGCAGTACTGCTGGTTTCAGCTTGTGGCCGGGATGCGCCGAAAGATGCGGCGCAGTCCTCCGCACCGCAGGCATCGGCCGCAGTCGATGCCGCGGCGCTGCAAGCCCGGGCCGCAGCGATGTTCCAGGTCATTCCTGCCGAGATGCGCACCGAGCGCTATCCGCTCACCGAGGCCCGGGTCACGCTGGGCCGGATTCTCTACTACGATCCGCGCCTGTCCAGGAACCAGGATATCTCCTGCAATTCCTGCCACGACCTGGCGAAGTACGGTGTCGACGGGAAGCCGACCAGCAACGGCGACAAGGGCCAGCCGGGTGGCCGCAACTCGCCGACGACCTACAACGCGGCGCTGCATATCGCGCAGTTCTGGGATGGCCGTGCGGCCGATGTCGAGGCGCAGGCCAAGGGACCGATCCTCAATCCGGTCGAGATGGCGATGCCCGATGCGGATGCCGTGGTGAAAACGCTGAAGTCCATTCCGGGTTACGCCGAACTTTTCCAGGCCGCATTTCCCGATGACAAAGACCCGATCAATTACGACAACGTGGGTATGGCGATTGGCGCCTTCGAGCGCAAGCTCGTGACGCCCGCGCCCTTCGACAGATTCATTGCCGGTGACCTGACGGCCCTGAACGAAGCACAGCTGACCGGTTTCAATACTTTTGTGAACAGCGGTTGCGCCTCCTGCCACAATGGTGTTGGTGCCGGCGGTGGCATGTACCAGAAGCTGGGGCTGGTGAAAGCCTTCGAGACGACCGACACGGGCCGTGCAGAAGTTACGAAGAATGAGGCGGACAAGTTCTTCTTCAAGGTGCCGTCGCTGCGGAACATCGAACAGACCGGGCCGTACTTTCACGATGGCAAGGTCGCTACGCTTGACGATGCGATCCGGCTGATGGCCGAGCATCAGGTCGGCAAGGCGCTGACTGACCAGGAGGTATCTGAAATCAGGGCCTTCCTCGGCAGCCTCACCGGCACGCTACCGGCCGACTACATTGCGAAGCCGGCACTGCCCGGCGTGGGTCCGGCGACCGGTACCTGAGCCGCGGGACCGATCGGCGGGCGGAGCCTTCCGGATCGCCGCCCTCAGGGCCGGCCGGGCAATATTCCGCCGTACAGGTGTACGCCTTCGGCGGGTTTCGATTCCCACAGCTGTTCCGCGAAGCGCGGAATGCTCATCGCGACCATCGGAAAGCATTCAACCAGCTGATCCGGTTTCGCCGGAATGCCGTAGAGCGCATAGCAGAAGAAATCGCGTTCGTCGGGACGCCAGAAACCGCGGATGGTTTCATGGTCGCTGGTAATGGAGCCATCGGCATTGAAATAGGCGCGGAATACCAGTTCACCGCCGGCGGTCACCATGCGATAGCGCGTGGTGTTCGACATCATGTGATTCCAGAAGCTCGGAAAGCGTTCCGATACCGGTTTGCTGCGATCGGGGTCGACCATGACCTTCGGCAACTCGGGTTTTGGCCAGTCGGCGCCGCCGGTTTCAAGCATCAGGAACGAGATCAGGGCGAGGCGGTCGGGATTCGGCACGCCTTCGGGAATCGCCATGCTGGTGCCCGGCACATCCCCGGCGGGATCGGCGAGGAACCGGTCGAGGCGGTCGGCACTCCAGGTGATATCGGCGCTGCTCAGCGCTGACGAGTATCTGAAACTGCCGCGGCTGCCGGCCTTGCTGCCGGTCAGGTGCCACAGGTTCGGACCTGTCAGGTCGGAGCCGCCGTCGGTCAGCGTGTGGCAGGCACTGCAGCGCATCTGGAAGGCGCGCCGGCCAACCACGTAGTCGGCTTTGGACAGCACATCCCGCGTGAGGATCTGCTGGGCGCCTGCGGCCGGGACGAAAACGGTGGCCAGCAAGGTGGCAACAAGGTGTGCGGCGAGCGGATTTTTCATGGGGCTGAATCCTGGTCGGGAAGCGGGTCAGGGAAGAATCGATTTTGTGGCCTGATCCTGCGAGCATGCGCGTCACCGAGTCAACAGGCTGCAACCATGTCGACCAAATCCTTCGCTGCCTCAGCCGGGAGCTTCATCGCGATCGGCGCGCCGGCCTGGATGTCATTGCCACTTTTCGCCCCCGCCTTGACCGGGCAGCCACGTGCCTGACTCTCAGCTGCGTCCCTGGGTTGCAGTCATCGGCAGCGGGCCGGCCGGTCTTGCGGCGGCAGAGATGCTGGCGGCAGATGCCGAGGTCCATGTCTTCGATGCAATGCCCTCGCCGGGGCGCAAGCTTCTGCTGGCCGGCAAGAGCGGGCTGAATCTCACGCACGCCGAAGACTTCGACGTGTTTCTCGGCCGCTTCGGTACGGCCTGTGCTGCCCTGGAGCCGGCGTTGCGCAGCTTTCCGCCCGAAGCGATCCGGCAGTGGGCAGCCGGTCTCGGCGTTGAAACGTTTATCGGCAGCTCAGGGCGTGTATTCCCCGTGGCGATGAAAGCCTCGCCCTTGCTGCGAGCCTGGCTTTCACGGCTGCGTGAGGGTGGGGTGAGTTTGCATATGCGTCACCGCTGGCAGGGCTGGAACGCGGAGGGTGTGCTGGTCTTTGACACGCCGGACGGCGTGCGGAAGTTCAGTGCCGATGCCACGGTACTGGCGCTCGGCGGGGCAAGCTGGCCGCGCCTGGGCACCGACGGCGCATGGGCGGCCATGCTCGCGGGACGCGGTGTGCGCATCAATACGCTGCGTTCCGCCAATTGCGGTTTCGATGTGCAGTGGAGCGCGCATCTGCGCGAGCGCTGTGCCGGTTTGCCGGTGAAATCGGTCAGCCTGACTTTCGGCGCGCAGTCGCTGCGCGGCGAATTTGTCATCAGCGCGAACGGTATCGAGGGCAGCGCGGTCTATGCCTTGTCGGCCCCTTTGCGCGATGCGATCGAAGCGCATGACCTTGCCAGGCTGGTAATCGATCTGCTGCCCGATCGCAGCCTTGAACAGCTGACCGCGGCGCTGTCGCGTCCGCGCGGCAAGGCGAGCCTCGCCAGTCATCTGCGCAAGGCGGCGGGAATTGACGGGGTGAAGGCGACGTTGTTGCGCGAGACTGCCGATGCCGCAACGCTGGCCGATCCGGCGCGTCTGGCCGCGCACATCAAGGCGTTGCCGCTGGTCCTCACTGGCACGCGTCCGCTGGCCGAGGCAATCAGTACGGCCGGCGGCGTTGGCCTCGATGAAATCGATGCGCAGTACATGCTGCGGCATGTGCCCGGTGTGTTCGTGGCCGGGGAAATGCTCGACTGGGAAGCGCCAACCGGCGGTTATCTGCTGAGCGCCTGCCTTGCCACAGGCCGTGCCGCGGGCAGCGGGGTGCTCCGTTTCCTGCACGGCAAATAGTTTCAGGCGCGTATCCGCCTTCTGGCGGTTATCCTGATCCACATGGCCGGACTGTCCAAATCACGCCTGATGTCCTTTCTCCAGTGCCCGAAGCGGCTCTGGCTGGAAAAGCATCAGCCGGAACTCGCGCAGATCAGTGCGGCGACCGAAGCCGCATTTGCGACCGGCCACGAGATCGGCGATATCGCGCGGCAGCTCTATGATCCGGACGGCACCGGTGCGCTGATCAGCGGTGCAGGTGGCATGGCCGCGGCGCTGCGCGATACGGCTGTCGCACTCGCGGGTCCGGCGGCTACGCCACTTTTCGAAGCGACCTTCGAGCGCGACGGCCTGCTGATCCGTGCTGACGTGCTGGAGCGTCAGGCGCAGCGGCTCGTCGAAGTGAAATCATCGACCTCCTGCAAGGACGAGCACATCACCGACTGCGCCATCCAGGCCTGGGTGCTCGAGACTTCAGCGGTTGCGCCGCAGTCAGTCGTGCTCGCCCATGTCGACAACCAGTTCGTGTATCAGGGTGACGGTGATTACCGCGGTTTGCTGGTCGAGAAGGATCTGAGCGCTGCGATCGGCGCGCAGAAACAGAAGGTGCCCGCATGGCTGGCTGATGCGAAACGGACGGTGGAAGGCGACTGTCCCGATGCGGCCATCGGTCGGCGTTGCCGCGCGCCCCATGCGTGTGCGTTTATCGCGCATTGCTGGCCGGACACGGACTATCCGCTCACCACGCTGCCCGGTGTCAGCGGACGTCTCGATGCGCTGATCGCACAGGGCTACAAGGATGTGCGCGAGCTGCCGGCCGCGAGTGCGGGCGGCCCCGAGGCACAGCGCGTCTGGCGCGCGGCCCGCAGCGGGCAGCCGGAAGTGAATGACTCGGCCCGCAAGGCACTCGCGGCGCTGGGCTGGCCGCGTTACTACCTCGATTTCGAGACCATCGGTGGAGCGATTCCCCGCTGGGCCGGGACGCGGCCCTATCAGGCGATACCGTTCCAGTGGTCGTTGCATGACGAATCGGCGCCCGGCCAGCTGGAGCACGCCGAATTTCTTGACCTGAGCGGTGAGCTGCCGGCCCGTGCAGTTGCCACCGCACTGCTTGCGGCGATCGGTACCCGTGGCCCGGTGCTGACCTGGACCGGTTACGAAAAGCAGTGCCTGGGCACGCTTGCCGCTTTCTGTCCGGAGCTTGCCGATGCATTGGCCGCGGTGGTCGAACGGCTGGTGGATCTGCACCCGATCGTGAAGGCGGCGTACTACCACCCGGCCATGAAAGGCAGCTGGTCGATCAAGGCGCTGCTGCCGGCCATCGCGCCGGACATGGATTACGCACAGCTCGAAGGCGTCCACGACGGCGGCGGTGCGCAGCTGGCCTGGGTGGAAGCGGTAGCGCCGCAAACCGCGGCAGAGCGGCGCAGCGAGCTCCGTGAGCAACTATTGCGCTATTGTGCTCACGACACGCTGGCCATGGTGCGCGTGCTGCATTTTTTTGCCTGAGCAGCCATGAATTCGACCCCGAACAAGTCACTCGATAGCGGCCGGGCCCTGGCCGCCGGCATCGCCTTCAGTGCGCTGTTCACCGCTTTCATCTGGTACAGCGGCACGGTCTGGCCGACGCCGGCACCGTATTTGCCGGAGCGCCCGGGCTTCTGGTACGAGTGGCAGCTGGCAGAACCGACTTTCTGGACGCAGGCGACGGCCTGGGGCGGCTATCTCCTGCACCAGTGCATGCTGTGGTGGCTGATCTGGTACGCAAGGGCCCGGCAGCCGGGTTATACGCGCGGACTGCATGCGGTGAATGTCTGGGCGCTCGGCGGCAACGCGCTGTTCATCGGGCTGCACTGGCTGCAGACGCGCCTCTGGTATGACGGCCTGGCGCAGGACGTCCACGAGGTGACCTCGTTTGCCTCCGTGGCTGTCATGCTGGTGGTGATCCTGATCATGGAGAATCACCGGCGCGGACTGTTCTTCGGCCGCAAGGTGTCGCTGGTCAGTGCCGCGGGCGAGGTGGCGCGCAAGTATCATGGTTACTACTTTGCCTGGGCGATCGTCTATACCTTCTGGTATCACCCGATGGAGAATACGCCCGGGCACCTGATGGGTTTCCTGTATATGTTCCTGCTGCTTCTGCAGGGCAGCCTGTTCTTTACCCGCACGCATCTGAACCGCTACTGGACGCTTACGCTGGAAATGATGGTGATCGCGCACGCCGTGCTGGTCGGCATGATGAACGGCACGCGCTGGGAAAACTTCGTCACCGGCCTGCTCGGGCTGTTCGTGATTACCCAGATTTATGGCCTGCCCTGGAAGCGCAGGACCCGGTTTGTCGCGACCGTCGCTTATCTGCTGTCGGTCGTGCTCATCTATTACCACGGCCGGGGCCTCGGTTACCTGTATGAAGTGTTCATGATCCCGGTCTGGGATATCGCGGCGGTATTCCTGCTCTCGCTGCTGATAATCGGCGGTGCGCGGCTGGTGCAGGGCAGGCGCTGAACATGGATCTGGCTTCACCGGATTTCTGGATCGCCGTCGGCCAGATCATCGCCATCGATATCCTGCTCGGCGGTGACAATGCGGTGGTGATCGCGCTGGCTTCACGCCGGCTGCCGGCGCAGCAGCGCACACAGGCCATTTTCTGGGGCATGTTCGGCGCGGTGGCGCTGCGCGTGGTGCTGATCTTCTTTGCCCTGGAGCTGCTCCAGTTCCCATACCTGAAGATCGTTGGCGGACTCCTGCTGCTGTGGATCGGGATCAAGTTGCTGCTGCCGGCTGATGAAGACGGAGGCCACGAAATCAATGCGAGCATGCATCTGATGGGTGCCATCAAGACCATCGTCCTCGCCGATGCCGTGATGAGTCTCGACAACGTGATCGGCATTGCCGGCGCCGCCAAAGGGCACTTGGCGCTGGTGGTGTTCGGGCTGGTCGTCAGCGTGCCGATCATCGTCTGGGGCAGCCGTTTCGTGCTGACCCTGATGGACCGCTTTCCGATCGTGATCCTGGGCGGCGCGGCGCTGCTTGGCTGGATTGCCGGTGACATGATCGCCCACGATGTGGTGCTCGCCGAAGGCTATGCAGCGCTCGCGCCGGGCATCTACGCTTATGCGGCGCCGCTGTCCGGGGCGATGCTGGTCGTGGCCATCGGCAAGCTGGGTGGCAAACGCCGGGCAGCAGCGGCTGCCACGAAACCCGTCGACCTGGTCCGGCGCGACAACAACAGCGAACATCAGGAGTAGCTCATGTCGAGATTCCTCGTCGCCATCGACGGTTCCGGCTATTCGGACAGCGCGGTGGACTATGTGGTGCGCCGTGCCGGCCTTTGCAAAGAGCCGGTGCACGTACATCTGCTCAATGTGCAATTCCCGCTGGCCGGGGTAAACGTCAAGCTGTTCATCAAGCCGGAAAGCGTGGAGAGCTATTACCGCGACGAAGGCATGGCGACCCTGGCCGCGCCCCGCGAAGTGCTGAAGGCAGCCGGCATCAGTGCCGATCACCATATCGGCGTGGGCGATCCGGGGCAGGTGATCACCGACTATGCGCAGGCCAACAATTGCGACGAGATCATCATGGGCACGCACGGGCGTGGTGCCCTGGCCGGTGCGGTGATGGGCTCCGTCGCCCGCAATGTAGTGCAGCTGTCACCGGTTCCGGTGGTGCTGGTCAAGGGCCAGCCGGCCAGAGCCGCGGTGTCATCGTGAGCAGCCCGGCGCGGGGCCGCAAGTCGCCTGCCGCACGCAGGCGCAATGCCGAGGAACAGAACCGCCCGCTGGTCGAGGACATTCGCCTGCTGGGGCGCATTCTCGGTGACGTGATTCGCGAGCAGGAAGGCCGCAAGGCCTTCGACCTGATCGAGCGCGTGCGACAGCTGTCGGTGGCCTACCGGCTGAAGAAGGATGCAAGCGCCGGCCGGGCGCTCAGCCGGCTGCTGAAGAGCCTGTCGGGCGACCAGATGGTGAGCGTGATCCGCGCCTTCAGCTATTTTTCACATCTCGCCAACATCGCTGAAGACCGGCATCAGGTGCGTCAGCGGGCACAGCAGGAAGCGCTGGCGCAGCTGCAGGATGGCTCGCTTCAGCTCAGCCTCGAGCGTCTGGCGCGTGCCGGTGTCAGCGACACGCAGATTGTCGGGACGCTTGCCCACGCGCACATCAGCCCGGTGCTGACTGCCCATCCCACCGAGGTACAGCGCAAGAGCATCCTCGACGCCGAGCGCGCGATTGCAGAACTCGTCGCGCAGCGCGACGCCCTGCAGCTGGAGCCCGAGCGCGCGCAGAACGAGCTGCTGATCCGCGCCCGTGTCACGCAGCTGTGGCAGACGCGCATGCTGCGCACGGTCAGGCTCAGCGTGATCGATGAAATCGATAATGCGCTGTCGTACTACCGCACCACCTTTCTGCGCCAGTTGCCGCACCTCTATGCCGACATCGAACAGGCCCTGCCGGGCCAGACGGTGGCACCGTTCCTGCGCATGGGGCACTGGATCGGCGGCGACCGCGACGGCAATCCCAACGTCACGGCTGCAACGCTGGCCACTGCTTTCGAGCGGCAGGCCGAGGTGGCGCTGCGTTTCTATCTGGCGGAGGTGCACGAACTCGGCGCCGAGTTGTCGCTGTCGCAGTTGCTCTCCGGCGTGTCCGATGAGCTGGCCGCGCTGGCGGACCGTTCGCCGGATCGCAATCCGCATCGCGCCGATGAAGCCTACCGGCGTGCGCTGATCGGGATCTATGCGCGGCTGGCCGCGACGCTGCATGCCTATACCGGCCAGGAGGCCTTGCGGCACGCCGTGGAGCCACAGGAGCCCTATGCGAGCGCGACGGAATTTCTCGCCGACCTGCGCGTGATCGAAGGCTCGCTCTGCTCGCATCATGCGCAGGCCGTGGTATGGCCAAGGCTGGCACCATTGATACGTGCGGTGCAGGTTTTCGGCTTTCATCTGGCGACCATCGACCTGCGACAGAGTTCCGACCGTCATGCGGCGGTGGTTGCCGAACTGCTGCGCGCTGCCCGCCTGCACAGCGACTACATGGCGCTGGACGAAGCCGGACGGCGCGACATCCTGCTGAAGCTGCTCAACGATGCGCGTCCGCTGCGTGTCGTCGACCACGCCTATACGCCGGCCACAATGGATGAAATCGCCGTGTTCGAGACGGCGCGCGATGCCTTGGCCTGCTACGGACGCGATGCGATCCGCCACTCGATCATCTCGCACACCGAGGAAGTCAGTGATCTGCTCGAGCTGATGCTGCTGCTCAAGGAGACCGGGCTGCTGCAGGGCACGCTGGCCGATACGGCGCGTTCCAGCCTGATCGTCGTGCCATTGTTCGAGACCATCGGCGACCTGCGCCGTGCGGTCGGCATCATGCAGGAATTTCTGGCGCTGCCCGGCGTGCTGGACACGGTGCTGCGCAGTGGTGGCGAGCAGGAAGTGATGCTCGGTTACAGCGACAGCAACAAGGATGGCGGCTTTTTCACCAGCAACTGGGAGCTTTACCGGGCCGAGATCGAACTGGTGGCGCTGTTTGCACCGCTGCGCAAGAAAGGCCTGGTGCTGCGGCTGTTCCATGGTCGCGGCGGTACGGTCGGCCGGGGCGGCGGTCCGAATTTCCAGGCGATTCTCGCCCAGCCGCCCGGCACCGTGAACGGGCAGTTGCGCGTCACCGAACAGGGCGAGGTGATTACCTCGAAGTATGCCCATCCGGACATCGGCCGGCGTAACCTGGAGACGCTGGTGGCGGCGACGCTGGAGGCGACCCTGCTGCATGCGACGCCGGGCGAGGCCGGCTCGGTGCCTGAAAAGTTTCTTGAGGCCGCCGCTGAACTCAGCCGCACGAGCTTCGAGGCATACCGGCATCTGGTCTACGACACGCCGCGATTCAGCGAGTACTTCTTCGCCGCGACCCCGATCCGCGAGATTGCCGGGCTGAAGATCGGCTCGCGTCCCCCGTCGCGCCCGCGTCAGGATGGTGGTGAGCTGCGCATCGAGGATCTGCGCGCGATTCCATGGACCTTCTCCTGGGGTCAGTGCCGGGTCGCCTTGCCGGGCTGGGCGGGTTTCGGCACCGCAGTGGAGCGTTACCTGGGTCATGGCGTCGGCCGGCAGCGCCGGCTTGCGCTGTTGCAACGGATGTACCGGCAGTGGCCATTCTTCCGCACGCTGCTCTCCAATATGGACATGGTGCTCGCGAAGAGCGATCTGCGCATCGCCGCCCGCTACGTCGAGCTGGTCGAGGACAAGCGCCTCGGCAAGCGCCTGTTCGGTGCCATCGAGGCCGAGTGGCAGCGCAGCAGCAAGGCGCTTTCGCAGATCACCGGTGAGTCGCGGCGCCTGGCCGGCAATTCGGCGCTGGCGCGCTCGATCGAACATCGTTTTCCGTATCTCGACCCACTCAATCACCTGCAGGTCGAGCTGATCCGTCGCCATCGCAGCCGCGGCGATACCGACCCTGAAGCCGAGCGCGTGCGCACCGGTATCCATATCTCCATCAACGGCGTGGCAGCGGGGCTGAGGAATACCGGATGACGCCGGTCGGGGCGGGCCATGCGGGCGCCTCGCGCATGGACGCAGCTTCTGCCTACTGGTCACGACCCGCGGCGGAACTGCTGCGGACGGTGGACAGCAGTGTGGATGGCTTGTCAGCCGACGAGGCAGCCGACCGTCTGCGACGCTTTGCTGGCAACGGTATCCGTGACACCGCGAGGCTGTCTGCCGCACGCCTGTTCCTGCGTCAGGTGCAGAGCCCGCT
Coding sequences within:
- a CDS encoding universal stress protein, with translation MSRFLVAIDGSGYSDSAVDYVVRRAGLCKEPVHVHLLNVQFPLAGVNVKLFIKPESVESYYRDEGMATLAAPREVLKAAGISADHHIGVGDPGQVITDYAQANNCDEIIMGTHGRGALAGAVMGSVARNVVQLSPVPVVLVKGQPARAAVSS
- the ppc gene encoding phosphoenolpyruvate carboxylase; amino-acid sequence: MVSSPARGRKSPAARRRNAEEQNRPLVEDIRLLGRILGDVIREQEGRKAFDLIERVRQLSVAYRLKKDASAGRALSRLLKSLSGDQMVSVIRAFSYFSHLANIAEDRHQVRQRAQQEALAQLQDGSLQLSLERLARAGVSDTQIVGTLAHAHISPVLTAHPTEVQRKSILDAERAIAELVAQRDALQLEPERAQNELLIRARVTQLWQTRMLRTVRLSVIDEIDNALSYYRTTFLRQLPHLYADIEQALPGQTVAPFLRMGHWIGGDRDGNPNVTAATLATAFERQAEVALRFYLAEVHELGAELSLSQLLSGVSDELAALADRSPDRNPHRADEAYRRALIGIYARLAATLHAYTGQEALRHAVEPQEPYASATEFLADLRVIEGSLCSHHAQAVVWPRLAPLIRAVQVFGFHLATIDLRQSSDRHAAVVAELLRAARLHSDYMALDEAGRRDILLKLLNDARPLRVVDHAYTPATMDEIAVFETARDALACYGRDAIRHSIISHTEEVSDLLELMLLLKETGLLQGTLADTARSSLIVVPLFETIGDLRRAVGIMQEFLALPGVLDTVLRSGGEQEVMLGYSDSNKDGGFFTSNWELYRAEIELVALFAPLRKKGLVLRLFHGRGGTVGRGGGPNFQAILAQPPGTVNGQLRVTEQGEVITSKYAHPDIGRRNLETLVAATLEATLLHATPGEAGSVPEKFLEAAAELSRTSFEAYRHLVYDTPRFSEYFFAATPIREIAGLKIGSRPPSRPRQDGGELRIEDLRAIPWTFSWGQCRVALPGWAGFGTAVERYLGHGVGRQRRLALLQRMYRQWPFFRTLLSNMDMVLAKSDLRIAARYVELVEDKRLGKRLFGAIEAEWQRSSKALSQITGESRRLAGNSALARSIEHRFPYLDPLNHLQVELIRRHRSRGDTDPEAERVRTGIHISINGVAAGLRNTG
- a CDS encoding TerC family protein, producing the protein MDLASPDFWIAVGQIIAIDILLGGDNAVVIALASRRLPAQQRTQAIFWGMFGAVALRVVLIFFALELLQFPYLKIVGGLLLLWIGIKLLLPADEDGGHEINASMHLMGAIKTIVLADAVMSLDNVIGIAGAAKGHLALVVFGLVVSVPIIVWGSRFVLTLMDRFPIVILGGAALLGWIAGDMIAHDVVLAEGYAALAPGIYAYAAPLSGAMLVVAIGKLGGKRRAAAAATKPVDLVRRDNNSEHQE